A single Pseudomonas putida DNA region contains:
- the dnaJ gene encoding molecular chaperone DnaJ encodes MSKRDYYEVLGVERGASEADLKKAYRRLAMKYHPDRNPGDKESEDKFKEANEAYEVLSDASKRAAFDQYGHAGVDPSMGGGGAGFGGANFSDIFGDVFSDFFGGGRGGGRGGAQRGSDLRYTLELNLEEAVRGTTVSIRVPTLVNCKPCDGSGAKKGSTPSTCPTCGGIGQVRMQQGFFSVQQTCPRCHGQGKIITDPCTSCHGEGRVEEYKTLSVKVPAGVDTGDRIRLSGEGEAGTHGGPTGDLYVVISVREHEIFQRDGKHLYCEVPISYTDAALGGELEVPTLDGRVKLKIPEGTQTGKQFRLRGKGVAPVRGGGAGDLLCRVAVETPVNLSRRQRELLEELRSSLEGDSSHSPKASGWFDGVKRFFGDL; translated from the coding sequence ATGTCCAAGCGTGATTATTATGAGGTCCTGGGTGTCGAGCGCGGCGCCAGCGAAGCTGACCTCAAGAAGGCCTACCGCCGCCTGGCGATGAAATACCACCCGGACCGCAACCCGGGCGACAAAGAGTCGGAAGACAAGTTCAAAGAGGCCAACGAGGCCTACGAAGTGCTGTCCGATGCGAGCAAGCGTGCGGCGTTCGACCAGTACGGCCATGCCGGCGTCGACCCGAGCATGGGTGGCGGTGGTGCTGGCTTCGGTGGCGCCAACTTCTCCGACATCTTCGGTGACGTGTTCAGCGACTTCTTCGGTGGCGGTCGCGGCGGTGGTCGTGGCGGTGCCCAGCGTGGCAGCGACCTGCGCTACACCCTGGAGCTGAACCTGGAAGAAGCGGTGCGTGGCACCACGGTCAGCATCCGCGTGCCGACGTTGGTCAACTGCAAGCCGTGCGATGGCTCCGGTGCCAAGAAGGGCTCGACCCCGTCGACCTGCCCGACCTGTGGCGGTATTGGCCAGGTGCGCATGCAGCAAGGCTTCTTCTCGGTGCAGCAGACCTGCCCACGCTGCCACGGCCAGGGCAAGATCATCACCGACCCGTGCACTTCGTGCCATGGCGAAGGCCGTGTCGAGGAATACAAGACCCTGTCGGTCAAGGTGCCAGCTGGTGTCGATACCGGCGACCGCATCCGCCTGTCTGGCGAGGGTGAAGCGGGTACCCATGGTGGTCCGACCGGCGACCTGTACGTTGTGATCAGCGTGCGCGAGCACGAGATCTTCCAGCGCGACGGCAAGCACCTGTATTGCGAAGTGCCGATCAGCTACACCGATGCTGCCCTAGGTGGCGAGCTGGAAGTGCCGACCCTCGATGGTCGCGTGAAGCTGAAGATTCCCGAAGGCACCCAGACCGGCAAGCAGTTCCGCTTGCGTGGCAAGGGTGTGGCGCCGGTGCGTGGCGGTGGTGCAGGTGACCTGCTGTGCCGCGTGGCGGTGGAAACCCCGGTCAACCTCAGCCGCCGCCAGCGTGAGCTGCTCGAAGAGCTGCGCAGTTCGCTGGAAGGCGACAGCTCCCATTCGCCCAAGGCCAGTGGCTGGTTCGATGGCGTGAAGCGCTTCTTCGGCGATCTCTGA
- the dapB gene encoding 4-hydroxy-tetrahydrodipicolinate reductase has protein sequence MRRIAVMGAAGRMGKTLIEAVQQTPGAGLTAAIDRPDSSLVGADAGELAALGRIGVLLSDDLAKVADEFDVLIDFTHPSVTLKNLAFCRKHGKAMIIGTTGFTVEEKQLLAEAGKDIPIVFAANFSVGVNLSLKLLDMAARVLGDDVDIEIIEAHHRHKVDAPSGTALRMGEVVANALGRNLQEVAVYGREGQTGARDRKTIGFATVRAGDVVGDHTVLFAAEGERLEITHKASSRMTFAKGAVRAALWLDGREPGLYDMQDVLELR, from the coding sequence ATGCGACGTATTGCAGTGATGGGCGCGGCAGGGCGGATGGGCAAGACCCTTATCGAAGCCGTGCAGCAAACCCCGGGTGCAGGGCTGACGGCGGCAATCGACCGCCCAGATAGTTCGCTCGTCGGCGCTGATGCCGGTGAGCTGGCGGCCCTTGGTCGGATTGGCGTTTTGCTGTCCGATGACCTGGCCAAGGTCGCCGACGAATTCGACGTGCTGATCGATTTTACTCATCCGTCGGTGACCCTGAAGAACCTGGCCTTCTGCCGTAAGCACGGCAAGGCCATGATCATCGGCACCACCGGTTTTACCGTTGAGGAAAAGCAGCTGCTGGCCGAGGCGGGCAAAGATATCCCGATCGTGTTCGCGGCCAACTTCAGCGTGGGTGTCAACCTTAGCCTCAAGCTGCTCGATATGGCGGCGCGGGTGCTGGGCGATGATGTCGACATCGAGATTATCGAAGCGCATCACCGGCACAAGGTCGATGCCCCCTCTGGTACCGCGCTGCGCATGGGTGAAGTGGTTGCCAATGCGCTGGGGCGTAATCTGCAGGAAGTGGCTGTGTATGGTCGTGAAGGCCAGACCGGTGCGCGTGATCGCAAGACCATCGGTTTCGCCACTGTGCGTGCCGGCGATGTGGTGGGTGATCACACCGTACTGTTTGCAGCCGAAGGCGAGCGCCTTGAAATCACCCACAAAGCCTCCAGCCGCATGACCTTCGCCAAGGGTGCGGTGCGTGCAGCGCTGTGGCTGGATGGGCGCGAGCCGGGCCTGTACGACATGCAGGACGTGCTCGAGCTGCGCTGA